The following coding sequences lie in one Helicobacter sp. MIT 21-1697 genomic window:
- a CDS encoding ATP-binding cassette domain-containing protein → MILHIQHLCAHFAHSTHFALNDVSFCIAAAEKVALVGESGSGKSMLAQMILRLQDNVIVQNGEICFNGKNLLAFNEAQMRSLRGKDIAYIPQEPLSSLNPLHKVGKQIVESFYIHANELYPHLRGKALHTKAQERLEEVLDSVNLSTSLAHCYPFELSGGQKQRVAIAMSIINNPALLICDEPTTALDVLVQRQIMELLSHLSTKSAILFISHDLGVVKGFCDKVVVLKEGKVIEENTTSNIFARPTHSYTRFLIESLSLPTKTPQTQKPLDSADCALLKVENLSVGVKTRNFFKTHFKTLVTDVHFTLQKGQILGIAGASGSGKSSLALGLLRLLEIEGAIYFKGRNFASPKHIQTLRKHISIVFQDPFSSLSPRFTIGDIIAEALGGRFTSFTKQVEWALESVGLDTHFAHSYPFELSGGQKQRVAIARAIVRKPHILLLDEPTSALDKSSQKLILTLLLTLQRQLEMSYIFITHDLEILQHLSDEILILHKGRVVEQGVSKEVFSNPQNAYAKSLVEEFFKGSMQ, encoded by the coding sequence ATGATTTTGCACATACAGCATTTATGTGCGCACTTTGCCCATTCTACGCACTTTGCTTTAAATGATGTGTCTTTTTGTATTGCAGCGGCTGAAAAAGTCGCACTTGTAGGAGAATCTGGCTCGGGCAAAAGTATGCTTGCCCAAATGATTTTGCGTCTCCAAGATAATGTTATTGTCCAAAACGGAGAGATATGTTTTAATGGCAAGAATCTCCTTGCTTTTAATGAGGCTCAAATGCGCTCTTTGCGAGGAAAGGACATTGCTTATATCCCGCAAGAGCCACTTTCAAGCCTTAATCCACTCCATAAAGTCGGAAAACAGATTGTAGAGAGTTTTTATATCCACGCAAATGAGCTTTATCCACATTTGCGTGGGAAAGCATTGCATACAAAAGCACAAGAAAGGCTAGAAGAAGTGTTAGATTCTGTAAATTTAAGCACGAGTTTGGCTCATTGCTATCCCTTTGAGCTTAGCGGAGGGCAAAAGCAGCGCGTGGCGATTGCAATGAGCATTATTAATAATCCCGCACTTCTTATTTGCGATGAGCCTACAACTGCGCTTGATGTGCTCGTGCAGCGACAGATTATGGAGTTGCTCTCTCATCTTAGCACCAAAAGTGCGATTTTATTTATCAGCCACGATTTAGGCGTGGTGAAAGGCTTTTGCGATAAAGTTGTGGTGCTCAAAGAGGGAAAAGTCATAGAGGAGAACACAACAAGCAATATTTTTGCACGCCCTACGCATTCTTATACGCGTTTTTTGATAGAATCTTTGAGTTTGCCTACCAAAACTCCACAAACGCAAAAGCCTTTAGATTCTGCAGATTGCGCACTTTTAAAAGTAGAGAATCTAAGTGTGGGCGTGAAAACGCGCAATTTTTTTAAAACACATTTTAAAACGCTTGTAACTGATGTGCATTTCACTTTACAAAAGGGGCAGATTCTAGGCATTGCTGGGGCTTCAGGTAGTGGGAAGTCAAGCCTTGCGTTAGGATTATTGCGCTTACTTGAGATAGAGGGGGCGATATATTTTAAAGGACGCAATTTTGCAAGTCCAAAGCATATACAGACATTAAGAAAACATATCAGCATTGTATTTCAAGACCCTTTTTCCTCGCTTTCGCCGAGATTTACCATAGGGGATATTATTGCAGAGGCATTAGGCGGGAGATTTACTTCTTTTACAAAACAAGTAGAATGGGCATTAGAATCTGTGGGCTTAGATACACATTTCGCACACAGCTATCCCTTTGAGCTTAGCGGAGGGCAAAAGCAGCGCGTGGCGATTGCGCGTGCCATTGTGAGAAAGCCGCATATTTTGCTTCTTGATGAGCCTACCTCCGCACTTGATAAAAGCTCCCAAAAGCTTATTCTTACTCTTTTGCTTACTCTCCAAAGACAGCTAGAGATGAGTTATATATTTATCACGCACGATTTGGAGATTTTGCAACATTTGAGCGATGAGATTCTTATTTTGCATAAAGGGCGTGTGGTAGAGCAAGGAGTGAGTAAAGAAGTCTTTAGTAATCCGCAAAATGCGTATGCAAAAAGTCTTGTTGAGGAGTTTTTCAAAGGAAGTATGCAATGA
- a CDS encoding 3-methyladenine DNA glycosylase: protein MIESSFALLKALRSYGLLEGKPSWWWAGAGSFEVVLGAILVQNTQWSKVETMLDSMSKVGILSGDCQKDLESMVRVDSMILQSHIIGLQRQKSSYIIQLSHAIMADFGDFESFKNNVDFEWLITQKGIGRESAYAILNYACEREVMVVDRYTHKLLCALGWEIEDYEELRAFCESGVRENLSSVYALYAQDKHLQDMSLAQIFARFHGKIVEFSKLKCDIKTLKDKIIFGES from the coding sequence ATGATAGAATCTAGTTTTGCGCTGCTCAAAGCTTTAAGGTCTTATGGGCTTTTAGAGGGCAAGCCAAGCTGGTGGTGGGCAGGGGCAGGGAGCTTTGAAGTGGTGCTTGGAGCAATTTTGGTGCAGAATACGCAATGGAGTAAGGTAGAGACAATGCTTGATTCTATGTCAAAGGTGGGGATTTTGAGCGGGGATTGCCAAAAAGATTTAGAATCTATGGTGCGGGTGGATTCTATGATTTTGCAATCTCATATTATTGGATTACAAAGGCAAAAATCTAGCTATATAATACAACTCTCACACGCGATTATGGCGGATTTTGGAGATTTTGAATCTTTTAAAAATAATGTAGATTTTGAATGGCTTATTACACAAAAGGGCATAGGGAGGGAAAGTGCGTATGCGATTTTAAATTATGCCTGTGAGCGTGAAGTAATGGTCGTGGATAGATATACGCATAAGCTTTTGTGTGCTTTGGGCTGGGAGATAGAGGATTATGAGGAATTGAGGGCATTTTGTGAGAGCGGAGTGAGAGAGAATCTGAGTAGCGTATATGCGCTTTATGCACAGGATAAGCATTTGCAAGATATGAGCTTAGCGCAGATTTTTGCGCGATTCCACGGCAAGATTGTAGAGTTTAGTAAGCTTAAATGCGATATAAAGACACTTAAAGATAAGATAATTTTTGGAGAGAGTTAA